The following coding sequences are from one Chaetodon trifascialis isolate fChaTrf1 chromosome 24, fChaTrf1.hap1, whole genome shotgun sequence window:
- the dock9b gene encoding dedicator of cytokinesis protein 9 isoform X1 produces the protein MGCTTSVVLLEGLRSILERNCGYIKGAVELGALEEEEETLSLRGSQLWIPTTALVKPKIIEPLDYENVILQRKTQIISDVLRDMLQFPTDDFQISTLRRQGRTLFSTVPETAEKEAHSLFVQECIKTYKSDWHVVNYKYEEYSGDFRQLPNKVLRPEKLAAHLFEVDEDVEKDEDTASLGSQKGGVSKHGWLYKGNMNSAISVTMRSFKRRYFHLAQLGDGSYNLNFYKDENTSKEPKGTIFLDSCMGVVQNSKVRRFAFELKMQDKSTFLLAADSEAEMEEWIGTLNKILHSSFEQAMQEKRNGELHDDEEHGKTDLSSGSFQDGFQTARDIESKMRSEARLKLFTLDPDTQKLDFSGIEPDVRQFEEKFGKRVLVSCHDLSFNLQGCIAENEEGPTTNVEPFYVVLSLFDVQNSRKISADFHVDLNHPLVRQLTSGSGSGQDLHINGGGDGPLAGHRQASGLPAGALQYPRQGVFSVTCPHPEIFLVARIEKVLQGGITHCTEPYMKSSDSAKMAQKVLKNAKTACSRLGQYRMPFAWAARPVFKDASGALDKSARFSALYRQDSSKLSDEDMFKLLTDFRKPEKMAKLPVLLGNLDVTIDSVAPDVTNCVTSSYIPVRNFEGNGPGSALLEVEEFVPCIAKCSQPCTIYKNHLYVYPKHLKYDGQKSFAKARNIAVCIEFKDSDEDEAPPLKCIYGRPGGPLFTKQAHAAVLHHQQNPEFYDEIKIELPTQLHEKHHLLFTFYHVSCDSNSKKKDLVETPVGSAWLPLLKDGRVIMNEQQLPVAANLPAGYLGSQDGINKHSGSEIKWVDGGKPLFKLSTHLVSTVYTQDQHLHNFFHHCQSMEMSEQASEGELVKYLKSLHAMEGHVMVNFLPTILNQLFCVLTRATHEDVAVNVTRVMVHIVAQCHEEGLEHYLRSYVKFVFKPEPYSSTNVKTVHEELAKSMTAILKPSTDFLTSNKLLKHSWYFFEALVKSMAHYLIECGKVKLSRNQRFSASFYHAVETLVNMLMPHITQKYKDNLDAARNANHSLAVFIKRCFTFMDRGFVFKQINNYMNCFVPGDPKTLYEFKFEFLRVVCNHEHYVPLNLPMPFGKGRIQRFQDLQLDYSLTDDFCRNHFLVGLLMREVGGALQEFREIRQIAIQVLKGLMIKHTFDDRYAAKSQQARLATLYLPLFGLLQENVYRLDIKESALLSNHNNTREDSLAPNSMVTPQKPGSCIENALHKDVFGVISGTASPHNSTPNVSSVHHADSRGSLVSTDSGNSLLDKSSDKTNSLEKNQCASALGSTVLRCDKLDRDEIKNLLMCFLHILKSMSEEALFAYWNKAAPSELMDFFTLIEVCLHQFRYMGKRFIVSRSQEGPGPVAPDRKSLTLPVSRNRAGILHARLQQLGTLENAHTFNNMYSHTEADVSSQCLLEANVSTEVCLTVLDTLSIFIMGFKTQLNSDLGHNPLMKKVFQVHLCFLQIPQSEAALKQVFTSLRTFIYKFPCTFFDGRADMCASLCYEILKCCNSKLSSIRSDAAHLLYFLMKSNFDYTGRKSFVRTHLQVVIAVSQLIADVIGIGGTRFQQSLSIINNCANSDKNIKQHTAFPSDVKDLTKRIRTVLMATEQMKEHENDPEMLVDLQYSLAKSYTSTPELRKTWLDSMARIHNKNGDLSEAAMCYVHVAALVAEYLWRKGMFRQGCSAFRVITPNIDEEAAMMEDVGMQDVHFNEEVLMELLEECADGLWKAERYELIADVYRLIIPIYEQRRDFEKLTHLYDTLHRAYTKVMEVMHTGKRLLGTYFRVAFFGQGFFEDEDGKEYIYKEPKFTPLSEISQRLLKLYSDKFGQENVKIIQDSGRVNPKDLDSKYAYIQVTHVTPYLDDKELEDRKTDFEKSHNIRRFVFETPFTVSGKKQGGVEEQCKRRTVLTTTHCFPYVKKRIAVMYQHQTDLSPIEVAIDEMSAKVAELRLLCSASEVDMIRLQLKLQGSISVQVNAGPLAYARAFLDDGSAKKYPDNKVKQLKEVFRQFVDACGQALGVNERLIKEDQQEYHDEMKANYRDLTRELSNIMHEQINPVEDGTRSTLSDSMGIFNAISGTPTSANPHGSTTIL, from the exons ATCTCCACCCTGAGGCGCCAGGGCAGGACTCTGTTCTCCACCGTGCCAGAGACCGCTGAGAAAGAAGCTCACTCGCTGTTTGTCCAAGAG tgcaTCAAAACCTACAAGTCCGACTGGCATGTGGTCAATTACAAGTACGAGGAGTATTCTGGAGACTTCCGCCAGCTCCCAAA TAAGGTGTTGAGACCTGAGAAACTGGCAGCTCACCTTTTTGAGGTGGATGAAGATGTGGAAAAAGATGAG gacacAGCCTCCCTCGGCTCTCAGAAAGGAGGAGTATCTAAACATGGCTGGCTGTACAAAGGCAACATGAACAGTGCAATCAGCGTTACCATGCGG TCCTTCAAGAGGAGGTACTTCCATCTGGCCCAGCTGGGAGATGGATCCTACAACCTCAACTTCTACAAGGATGAGAACACCTCCAAGGAACCCAAAGGAACCATCTTCCTGGACTCATGCATGGGGGTTGTTCAG AACAGCAAAGTGCGTCGGTTCGCCTTTGAGCTGAAGATGCAGGATAAGAGCACCTTCCTGTTGGCTGCAGACAGTGAGGCGGAGATGGAGGAGTGGATTGGCACCCTCAACAAGATCCTCCACAGCAGCTTTGAGCAGGCCATGCAGGAGAAGAGGAACGGAGAGCTGCATGATG ATGAGGAGCACGGAAAAACAGACCTCTCCTCCGGAAGTTTTCAAGACGGCTTTCAG ACTGCCAGAGATATCGAGTCCAAAATGAGGAGCGAGGCTCGCCTGAAACTGTTCACCTTGGACCCTGACACACAG AAACTGGATTTCTCTGGCATTGAACCAGACGTGCGGCAGTTTGAGGAGAAGTTTGGGAAGAGAGTCCTGGTCAGCTGCCATGACCTGTCCTTCAACCTGCAGGGCTGCATTGCAGAGAACGAAGAGGGGCCAACAACTAAT GTGGAGCCTTTCTATGTGGTCCTGTCCCTCTTCGACGTCCAGAACAGTAGAAAGATCTCGGCCGACTTCCACGTGGATCTCAACCACCCTCTGGTCCGACAGCTGACATCAGGCTCGGGCAGCGGACAGGACTTGCACATCAATGGCGGTGGCGATGGTCCCCTGGCTGGCCACAGGCAGGCCAGTGGGCTCCCAGCTGGGGCTCTCCAGTACCCCAGACAGGGGGTGTTCTCAGTCACATGCCCCCATCCAGAGATCTTCCTGGTGGCGAGGATTGAGAAGGTCCTGCAGGGAGGGATCACCCACTGCACCGAACCCTACATGAAGAGCTCAGACTCTGCTAAG ATGGCTCAAAAGGTGCTGAAGAATGCCAAGACAGCCTGCAGCAGACTGGGACAGTACAGGATGCCATTCGCCTGGGCTGCAAG GCCTGTGTTCAAAGACGCATCAGGGGCTTTGGACAAAAGCGCTCGCTTCTCAGCTCTTTACAGACAGGACAGCAGCAAGCTGTCAGACGAGGACATGTTCAAGCTGCTTACTGACTTCAGAAA acCAGAGAAAATGGCCAAACTCCCTGTGCTCTTAGGGAACCTAGATGTGACTATTGACAGTGTGGCTCCGGATGTAACCA ATTGTGTCACTTCCTCTTACATCCCTGTGAGGAACTTTGAGGGCAACGGGCCTGGCAGCGCTCtcctggaggtggaggagttcGTACCCTGCATCGCTAAGTGTTCCCAACCATGCACCATCTATAAAAACCACCTCTACGTGTACCCGAAACATCTCAAATACGACGGACAGAAGTCCTTTGCTAAG GCGAGGAATATTGCTGTTTGCATTGAATTCAAGGATTCGGACGAGGATGAAGCCCCGCCGCTGAAG TGCATCTATGGTCGTCCAGGAGGTCCTCTGTTCACCAAACAGGCGCATGCAGCAGTCCTGCACCACCAGCAGAACCCTGAGTTCTATGATGAG ATAAAGATAGAGCTGCCGACTCAGCTGCATGAGAAGCATCACCTTCTCTTCACCTTCTATCACGTTAGCTGTGACAGCAACAGCAAGAAGAAAGACCTGGTGGAGACTCCAG TGGGTTCAGCCTGGCTGCCTCTGCTGAAGGATGGCAGAGTCATCATGAATGAACAGCAGCTGCCTGTGGCCGCCAATCTGCCCGCCGGGTACCTCGGCTCCCAGGATGGTATCAACAAG CACTCCGGCTCAGAGATCAAATGGGTGGACGGAGGAAAACCCCTGTTCAAACTCTCAACTCATCTTGTTTCCACAGTTTACACTCAG GATCAGCACTTGCAcaacttcttccaccactgtcaAAGCATGGAGATGTCAGAACAAGCTTCAGAGGGGGAGCTGGTGAAATACCTGAAG AGTCTCCATGCCATGGAGGGTCATGTGATGGTCAACTTTCTGCCCACCATCCTCAATCAGCTGTTCTGCGTCCTAACCAGAGCCACGCACGAGGATGTGGCTGTCAACGTGACCAG GGTGATGGTTCACATTGTAGCACAGTGCCATGAAGAAGGCCTCGAACATTACTTGAGATCTTATGTCAAG TTTGTGTTTAAGCCGGAGCCTTATTCCTCCACCAATGTAAAGACAGTTCACGAGGAGCTGGCGAAGTCCATGACCGCCATTCTCAAACCATCCACAGACTTCCTGACGAGCAACAAGCTCCTGAAG CACTCGTGGTACTTCTTTGAAGCCCTGGTGAAATCAATGGCTCATTATCTCATAGAGTGCGGGAAGGTCAAG CTCTCCAGAAACCAGCGTTTCTCTGCGTCGTTCTACCACGCAGTGGAGACTCTGGTCAATATGCTGATGCCACACATCACCCAGAAATACAAGGACAACCTGGACGCGGCTCGCAATGCCAACCACAGCCTGGCAGTTTTCATCAAG CGCTGCTTCACCTTCATGGACAGAGGCTTTGTGTTCAAGCAGATCAACAACTACATGAACTGCTTTGTGCCTGGAGACCCCAAG ACTTTGTATGAGTTCAAGTTTGAGTTCCTGCGGGTGGTTTGCAACCATGAGCACTATGTCCCTCTTAATCTGCCCATGCCCTTCGGAAAAGGCAGAATTCAAAGGTTCCAAG ATCTTCAGCTGGACTACTCTCTGACTGACGACTTCTGTCGGAACCACTTCCTGGTGGGGCTGCTGATGAGGGAGGTGGGTGGGGCTCTTCAGGAGTTCCGAGAGATCCGTCAGATCGCCATCCAGGTGCTCAAGGGGCTGATGATAAAACACACGTTTGACGACCGCTATGCGGCCAAA AGCCAGCAGGCCAGGCTCGCCACCCTCTACCTCCCTCTGTTTGGTCTGCTCCAGGAGAACGTCTACAGGCTCGACATCAAGGAATCAGCCCTCCTCAGCAACCACAAT AATACCAGGGAGGACTCTCTGGCGCCCAACTCCATGGTGACTCCACAGAAACCTGGGAGCTGCATAGAAAACGCCCTCCACAAAGATGTGTTCGGGGTCATCTCTGGAACAG CCTCCCCTCACAACTCCACGCCCAACGTCAGCTCAGTTCACCACGCCGACTCCAGAGGCTCGCTGGTCTCCACCGACTCTGGAAACAGCCTGCTGGACAAGAGCAGCGACAAGACCAACTCCCTGGAGAAG AACCAGTGTGCGTCGGCTCTGGGCAGCACCGTGCTGCGCTGTGACAAACTGGACCGGGACGAGATCAAAAACCTGCTCATGTGCTTTCTGCACATCCTCAAGAGCATGTCAGAGG AGGCCCTGTTTGCATACTGGAACAAAGCAGCTCCCTCAGAATTAATGGACTTCTTCACATTAATAGA agTCTGCCTCCACCAGTTCAGATACATGGGCAAGAGATTCATCGTCAG CAGGAGCCAGGAGGGGCCAGGGCCTGTAGCTCCCGACAGGAAGTCTCTGACTCTGCCCGTGTCTCGTAACAGGGCGGGGATCCTGCACGCccgcctgcagcagctgggaACTCTGGAGAACGCTCACACCTTCAACAACA tGTACTCTCATACGGAGGCAGACGTGAGCAGCCAGTGCCTGCTGGAGGCCAACGTGTCCACGGAGGTGTGTCTGACTGTGCTGGACACACTCAGCATCTTCATCATGGGATTCAAG ACTCAGCTGAATTCAGATCTTGGTCACAACCCCCTGATGAAGAAGGTCTTCCAGGTCCACCTGTGCTTCCTGCAGATCCCTCAGTCTGAGGCCGCCCTCAAACAGGTCTTCACCTCCCTCAGGACCTTCATCTACAAG TTCCCCTGCACCTTCTTTGATGGCCGGGCCGACATGTGTGCCTCTCTGTGCTATGAAATCCTCAAGTGCTGTAACTCCAAGCTGAGCTCAATCCGCAGCGACGCCGCCCATCTTCTCTACTTCCTCATGAAAAGCAACTTTGACTACACCGGACGCAAGTCTTTCGTACGAACTCACCTGCAG GTGGTCATcgctgtcagtcagctgattgCTGATGTCATCGGCATCGGAGGTACCCGTTTCCAGCAGTCGCTCTCCATCATTAATAACTGTGCCAACAGTGACAAGAACATCAA gcagcacacagcatTTCCGTCAGACGTCAAGGACCTGACCAAGCGCATCAGGACAGTGCTGATGGCCACAGAGCAGATGAAGGAGCACGAGAACGACCCGGAGATGCTGGTGGACCTCCAGTACAGCTTGGCCAAGTCGTACACCAGCACACCTGAGTTACGAAAGACCTGGCTGGACAGCATGGCTCGCATCCACAACAAGAACGGGGATCTCTCAGAG GCCGCCATGTGTTATGTCCATGTTGCTGCCCTGGTAGCTGAGTACCTGTGGAGGAAAG GTATGTTCAGGCAGGGCTGCTCGGCTTTCCGCGTCATCACTCCGAACATCGACGAGGAGGCGGCCATGATGGAGGACGTCGGGATGCAGGATGTTCACTTCAACGAG GaggtgctgatggagctgctggaggagtgtGCTGACGGTCTGTGGAAGGCGGAGCGCTATGAGCTCATCGCCGATGTCTACAGGCTCATCATTCCCATCTATGAGCAGCGCAGAGACTTTGAG AAACTGACTCACCTGTACGACACCCTCCACCGTGCCTACACTaaagtgatggaggtgatgcATACTGGAAAAAGGTTGCTGGGAACTTACTTCAGAGTGGCCTTCTTTGGACAG GGCTTCTTCGAAGATGAAGACGGGAAGGAATACATCTACAAGGAGCCAAAGTTCACTCCGCTGTCAGAGATTTCCCAGAGGCTCCTGAAGCTCTACTCCGACAAGTTTGGTCAGGAGAACGTCAAGATCATTCAGGACTCTGGCAGG GTGAACCCCAAGGACCTAGACTCCAAGTACGCCTACATCCAGGTGACCCACGTCACACCCTACCTGGATgacaaggagctggaggacaggaagactgACTTTGAGAAGAGCCACAACATCCGGCGCTTTGTGTTCGAGACGCCGTTCACCGTGTCGGGCAAGAAgcagggaggggtggaggagcagTGCAAACGGAGGACCGTTCTCACCA CCACCCACTGTTTCCCTTATGTGAAGAAGCGGATAGCAGTCATGTACCAACACCAGACCGACCTGAGCCCCATCGAGGTGGCCATAGACGAGATGAGTGCCAAGGTGGCCGAGCTGCGACTCCTGTGCTCGGCCTCTGAGGTGGACATGATCCGCCTGCAGCTCAAACTGCAAGGCAGCATCAGCGTTCAG GTCAATGCCGGTCCCCTCGCGTACGCCAGAGCCTTCCTTGACGACGGCAGTGCCAAGAAATACCCTGACAACAAGGTCAAACAGCTCAAAGAGGTGTTCAG GCAGTTTGTGGACGCCTGCGGTCAGGCGCTGGGAGTGAACGAGCGGCTGATCAAAGAGGACCAGCAGGAGTATCACGATGAGATGAAGGCCAACTACAGGGACCTGACCAGGGAGCTGTCAAACATCATGCATGAACAG ATAAACCCAGTGGAGGACGGCACGAGGAGCACTCTGTCTGACTCTATGGGCATCTTCAACGCCATCAGCGGCACACCAACCAGTGCCAACCCACATGGCTCCACCACCATTCTCTGA